One Pseudomonas lalucatii genomic window carries:
- a CDS encoding ABC transporter permease produces MNLYAIKAIYLFELARTWRTLLQSIATPVISTSLYFVVFGSAIGSSMTEVHGVSYGAFIVPGLIMLALLTESISNASFGIYMPKYSGSIYELLSAPVSYLEILVGYVGAAATKSIILGLVILATARLFVDYQILHPVWMLAFLVLTAVTFSLFGFIIGVWADGWEKLQIVPALIVTPLTFLGGSFYSISMLPPLWQTVTLFNPVVYLISAFRWSFYGVSDVDVGLSLAMILGFLLLCVLTVGWIFKSGYRLKN; encoded by the coding sequence ATGAACCTCTATGCCATCAAGGCCATCTACCTGTTCGAGCTGGCGCGCACCTGGCGCACCCTGCTGCAGAGCATCGCCACCCCGGTGATCAGCACCTCGCTGTACTTCGTGGTGTTCGGCTCGGCCATCGGCAGCAGCATGACCGAGGTGCACGGGGTCAGCTACGGCGCCTTCATCGTGCCGGGGCTGATCATGCTGGCGCTGCTCACCGAGAGCATCTCCAACGCCTCCTTCGGCATCTACATGCCCAAGTATTCCGGCAGCATCTACGAGCTGCTGTCGGCGCCGGTGTCCTACCTGGAGATACTCGTCGGCTACGTCGGCGCGGCGGCCACCAAGTCGATCATCCTCGGCCTGGTGATCCTGGCCACGGCGCGGCTGTTCGTCGACTACCAGATTCTCCACCCGGTCTGGATGCTGGCATTTCTGGTGCTGACGGCGGTGACCTTCAGCCTGTTCGGCTTCATCATCGGCGTCTGGGCCGATGGCTGGGAGAAGCTGCAGATAGTCCCGGCGCTGATCGTCACGCCGCTGACCTTCCTCGGCGGCAGCTTCTACTCGATCAGCATGCTGCCGCCGCTGTGGCAGACGGTGACCCTGTTCAACCCGGTGGTCTACCTGATCAGCGCCTTCCGCTGGAGCTTCTACGGCGTGTCGGACGTCGACGTGGGCCTCAGCCTGGCGATGATCCTCGGCTTCCTGCTGCTGTGCGTGCTCACCGTCGGCTGGATCTTCAAGAGCGGCTACCGGCTGAAGAACTGA
- a CDS encoding ABC transporter ATP-binding protein produces the protein MQPVISIQQLNKTYASGHPALQDIDLDIRQGEIFALLGPNGAGKTTLISIICGIVNPGSGSVRVGGHDIIADYRAARAQIGLVPQELVSDVFETVWATVRFSRGLFGKKPDPAYLERLLRDLSLWDKRDAKIMELSGGMKRRVMIAKALSHEPQILFLDEPTAGVDVELRRDMWNMVRGLRARGVTIILTTHYIEEAEEMADRIGVISRGRIILVEDKQVLMHKLGKKQLTLQLQQPLANIPAELDGHPLELADEGHALVFTFDAQREHTGIAELLKDLAQHGIDFKDLQSSQSSLEEIFVNLVHREQRP, from the coding sequence GTGCAACCGGTTATCTCCATCCAGCAACTGAACAAGACCTACGCGTCCGGCCATCCGGCGCTGCAGGACATCGACCTGGACATCCGCCAGGGCGAGATCTTCGCCCTGCTCGGGCCCAATGGCGCCGGCAAGACCACCCTGATCAGCATCATCTGCGGCATCGTCAATCCGGGCAGCGGCTCGGTGCGGGTCGGCGGGCACGACATCATCGCGGACTATCGCGCGGCCCGTGCGCAGATCGGCCTGGTGCCCCAGGAGCTGGTCAGCGACGTGTTCGAGACGGTCTGGGCCACGGTCAGGTTCAGCCGCGGGCTGTTCGGCAAGAAGCCCGACCCGGCCTACCTGGAGCGCCTGCTGCGCGACCTGTCGCTGTGGGACAAGCGCGACGCCAAGATCATGGAGCTGTCCGGCGGCATGAAGCGCCGGGTGATGATCGCCAAGGCGCTGTCCCACGAGCCGCAGATCCTGTTCCTCGACGAGCCCACCGCCGGGGTCGACGTGGAGCTGCGCCGCGACATGTGGAACATGGTCCGCGGCCTGCGCGCGCGCGGGGTGACCATCATCCTCACCACCCACTACATCGAGGAGGCCGAGGAGATGGCCGACCGCATCGGGGTGATCAGCCGGGGGCGGATCATCCTGGTGGAGGACAAGCAGGTGCTGATGCACAAGCTCGGCAAGAAGCAGCTGACCCTGCAGCTGCAGCAGCCGCTGGCGAACATCCCCGCCGAGCTCGACGGCCACCCGCTGGAGCTGGCGGACGAGGGCCACGCCCTGGTGTTCACCTTCGACGCCCAGCGCGAACACACCGGCATCGCCGAGCTGCTCAAGGACCTGGCCCAGCACGGCATCGACTTCAAGGACCTGCAGTCCAGCCAGAGCTCGCTGGAGGAAATCTTCGTCAACCTGGTGCACCGGGAGCAGCGCCCATGA
- a CDS encoding LysR family transcriptional regulator, which yields MDDLNDLYYFAQVVEHGGFAPAGRALNTPKSKLSRRIALLEERLGVRLLQRSTRHFSVTEIGQEYHRHCLAMLVEAQAAREAIERSRAEPQGLVRMSCPTTLLQYRVGDLVGRFMVEHPRVQVQLEATNRRVDVLGEGLDLALRVRFPPLDSSDLVMRVLGHSPQRLVASPEFLRGLELPLRPADLSGLPSLDWGPPRDHLWSLEGPDGATAEVRHRPRLISDDMTCLRQAALRGVGVVQLPCMVVEGDLQAGRLLDIMPQWAPRSGVVHALFPSRRGLLPSVRGLIDFLAEHLGQA from the coding sequence ATGGACGACCTCAACGACCTCTACTATTTCGCCCAGGTGGTCGAGCACGGCGGTTTCGCCCCGGCGGGCCGGGCGCTGAACACGCCCAAGTCCAAGCTCAGCCGGCGCATCGCCCTGCTCGAGGAACGCCTCGGCGTGCGCCTGCTGCAGCGTTCCACCCGGCATTTCTCGGTCACCGAGATCGGCCAGGAGTATCACCGCCATTGCCTGGCCATGCTGGTCGAGGCGCAGGCCGCGCGCGAGGCCATCGAGCGCAGCCGCGCGGAACCCCAGGGGCTGGTGCGCATGAGCTGCCCGACCACCCTGTTGCAGTACCGGGTCGGCGACCTGGTCGGCCGCTTCATGGTCGAGCATCCCAGGGTCCAGGTGCAGCTGGAGGCCACCAACCGGCGCGTCGACGTGCTCGGCGAAGGCCTCGACCTGGCGCTGCGGGTGCGCTTCCCGCCGCTCGACAGCAGCGACCTGGTGATGCGCGTGCTGGGCCACAGCCCGCAGCGGCTGGTCGCCAGCCCCGAGTTCCTGCGCGGGCTCGAACTGCCCCTGCGACCGGCCGACCTCAGCGGCCTGCCCAGCCTCGACTGGGGGCCGCCGCGGGACCATCTGTGGAGCCTGGAGGGGCCGGACGGCGCCACGGCCGAGGTGCGCCACCGACCGCGGCTGATCAGCGACGACATGACCTGCCTGCGCCAGGCCGCCCTGCGTGGCGTCGGCGTGGTGCAGCTGCCGTGCATGGTGGTCGAGGGCGACCTGCAGGCCGGGCGCCTGCTCGACATCATGCCGCAATGGGCGCCGCGCAGCGGGGTGGTGCATGCGCTGTTCCCGTCGCGCCGCGGCCTGTTGCCTTCGGTACGCGGCCTGATCGATTTTTTGGCCGAGCATCTGGGGCAGGCCTAG
- a CDS encoding pirin family protein, with the protein MKKVLGLYGSPRPHWVGDGFPVRSLFSYDSLGQHISPFLLLDYAGPHDFAPTQRPRGVGQHPHRGFETVTIVYQGELEHRDSTGSGGLIGPGDVQWMTAASGILHEEFHSAAFTQQGGTLEMVQLWVNLPARDKRAAPGYQTILNQDIPLIPLADGAGSLRLIAGQFAGQQGPARTFTPMDVWDLRLNADKPLSLPLVEGRNSALIVLRGSVQINGSQLVREAQMVLLDRAGDELLLEADSQALVLLLSGEPIDEPVVGYGPFVMNSEAEIAQAVEDLRNGSFGQLPA; encoded by the coding sequence ATGAAAAAGGTACTCGGTCTCTACGGCAGCCCCAGGCCGCACTGGGTCGGAGACGGCTTTCCGGTTCGCTCGCTGTTTTCCTATGACAGCCTGGGCCAGCACATCAGCCCCTTCCTCCTGCTCGACTATGCCGGCCCCCATGACTTCGCCCCCACGCAGCGACCGCGCGGCGTCGGCCAGCACCCGCATCGCGGCTTCGAGACGGTGACCATCGTCTACCAGGGCGAGCTGGAGCACCGCGACTCCACCGGCAGCGGCGGCCTGATCGGCCCCGGCGACGTGCAGTGGATGACCGCGGCCTCGGGCATCCTGCACGAGGAATTTCATTCCGCCGCCTTCACCCAACAGGGCGGCACCCTGGAGATGGTGCAGCTGTGGGTCAACCTGCCGGCCCGGGACAAGCGCGCCGCACCCGGCTACCAGACAATCCTGAACCAGGACATTCCGCTGATTCCGCTCGCCGACGGCGCCGGCTCGCTGCGCCTGATCGCCGGGCAGTTCGCCGGCCAGCAGGGCCCGGCGCGCACCTTCACGCCGATGGATGTCTGGGACCTGCGCCTGAATGCCGACAAGCCGCTGAGCCTGCCGCTGGTCGAGGGCCGCAACAGCGCCCTGATCGTGCTGCGCGGCAGCGTGCAGATTAACGGCAGCCAGTTGGTCAGGGAGGCGCAGATGGTGCTGCTCGACCGCGCCGGCGACGAACTGCTGCTGGAAGCCGACAGCCAGGCGCTGGTGCTGCTGCTCAGCGGCGAGCCGATCGACGAGCCGGTGGTCGGTTACGGCCCCTTCGTGATGAACAGCGAGGCCGAGATCGCCCAGGCGGTCGAGGACCTGCGCAACGGCTCGTTCGGCCAGTTACCCGCCTAA
- a CDS encoding hydrolase, whose translation MHSFANIANFNGQKPTIDPSDTAMLLIDHQSGLFQTVKDMPMPELRANAITLAKVASLANIPLITTASVPQGPNGPLIPEIHEAAPHAQYVARKGEINAWDNPDFVAAVEATGKQTLIIAGTITSVCMAFPSISAVAAGYKVFAVIDASGTYSKMAQEITLARVVQAGVVPMDTAAVCSEIQQTWNRPDAAQWAEAYSRVFPNYQLLIESYLKAQAVVSNQEVLDSQR comes from the coding sequence ATGCACAGCTTCGCGAATATCGCCAACTTCAACGGCCAGAAGCCGACCATCGACCCCAGCGACACGGCGATGTTGCTGATCGACCACCAGAGCGGGCTGTTCCAGACGGTCAAGGACATGCCCATGCCCGAGCTGCGTGCCAACGCCATCACCCTGGCGAAGGTCGCCAGCCTGGCGAACATCCCGCTGATCACCACCGCCTCGGTGCCGCAGGGCCCCAACGGCCCGCTGATTCCCGAGATCCACGAGGCCGCCCCGCACGCCCAGTACGTGGCGCGCAAGGGCGAGATCAACGCCTGGGACAACCCGGATTTCGTGGCGGCGGTGGAGGCCACCGGCAAGCAGACCCTGATCATCGCCGGCACCATCACCAGCGTATGCATGGCCTTCCCCAGCATCAGCGCGGTGGCCGCCGGCTACAAGGTGTTCGCGGTGATCGACGCCTCCGGCACCTACTCGAAGATGGCCCAGGAAATCACCCTGGCCCGGGTGGTCCAGGCCGGCGTGGTGCCGATGGACACCGCGGCGGTCTGCTCGGAAATCCAGCAGACCTGGAACCGCCCGGACGCCGCGCAGTGGGCCGAGGCCTACAGCCGGGTTTTCCCCAACTACCAACTGCTGATCGAGAGCTACCTCAAGGCGCAGGCCGTGGTGAGCAACCAGGAAGTCCTGGACTCGCAGCGCTGA